A genome region from Cucurbita pepo subsp. pepo cultivar mu-cu-16 chromosome LG02, ASM280686v2, whole genome shotgun sequence includes the following:
- the LOC111788032 gene encoding regulator of nonsense transcripts UPF3-like isoform X2, translating to MKDPLERTKVVIRHLPPSLPHSDLFHHIHDRFAGRYNSCYYRPGKTSQKEQRYARAYIDFTIPEDVFEFAEFFDGHVFVNEKGAQYKAVVEYAPSQRVPRSSSKKDGREGTIYKDPDYLEFLKLIAKPAEHLPSAEIQLERKEAEQSGVAKDTPIVTPLMEFVRQKRAVESGTQGSSVPRKVKRGVAASSRKHESNSMKRGMEKKKYILKDSGKNTNRRDKSNFILVPRREDQSATSSGIGISDVGTADSGKKKILLLKGKGRDVSHFQSATSSGNSPANATKQNQRREAGGSMIRSILLNNDARHGQSSSVAQSHQKIQILNSDNGKRPPRSINSRSGSNDMSSNDPNPSGSEGDGKRAMENKFNKKEHHGLGNASEKQEKRIRNKDRPDRGVWAPRGRSDASVSQLDESSVSQSTHLLSDSVEAYRGEMKDDVHGSRTGDVTTTVSGRSSSVENGSVRHVGRRGAVHIMKDDGSLNPNEGKPSKRGVAGGHEKQVWVQKSSSGS from the exons ATGAAGGACCCGTTGGAGAGGACCAAAGTAGTGATTAGGCACTTGCCCCCTTCTCTCCCTCACTCAGATCTCTTCCACCATATTCATGATCGCTTCGCCGGTCGCTACAATTCCTGTTACTATCGTCCCGGAAAGACCAG TCAGAAGGAGCAGAGGTACGCTCGAGCCTACATAGATTTTACCATTCCTGAAGATGTTTTTGAGTTTGCGGAGTTTTTTGATGGCCATGTTTTCGTCAATGAGAagg GTGCTCAGTATAAGGCTGTAGTTGAATACGCACCTTCGCAGCGTGTTCCGAGGTCGTCTTCTAAGAAGGATGGTCGTGAGGGGACTATATACAAAG ATCCAGATTATTTGgagtttttaaaactcattgCCAAGCCTGCTGAGCATCTTCCAAGTGCAGAAATACagttggaaagaaaagaagcagAGCAATCTG GTGTTGCAAAAGATACTCCAATTGTTACCCCTCTCATGGAGTTTGTTCGCCAGAAACGAGCAGTTGAAAGTGGAACTCAG GGATCTTCAGTGCCTCGGAAGGTTAAAAGAGGTGTTGCAGCATCCTCTAGAAAACATGAGTCGAATTCCATGAAGCGAgggatggagaagaagaag TATATTTTAAAGGACAGTGGGAAGAACACGAACCGCAGAGACAAGtcaaatttcattttggtGCCGAGGCGAGAGGATCAGTCAGCCACTTCAAGTGGAATTGGAATTTCTGACGTTGGTACAG CCGActctggaaagaaaaaaattctgcTTCTCAAAGGGAAAGGCCGAGACGTATCTCAT TTTCAGAGCGCGACATCTTCTGGGAATTCTCCTGCTAATGCTACAAAACAGAATCAGAGGCGTGAGGCTGGTGGAAGCATGATCAGAAgcattcttttaaataatgatgCACGTCATGGACAGAGTTCATCAGTAGCCCAGTCTCACCAAAAAATTCAGATCCTGAACTCAGACAATGGGAAGCGACCACCTCGTTCCATTAATTCTCGATCTGGGTCTAATGATATGTCCAGTAATGATCCAAATCCATCTGGTTCAGAAGGGGATGGAAAAAGGGCTATGGAAAATAAGTTTAACAAAAAGGAACATCATGGCCTGGGTAATGCTAGTGAGAAGCAAGAGAAACGAATTAGAAACAAAGATAGACCTGATCGTGGGGTTTGGGCACCACGTGGTCGTTCAGATGCCTCAGTCTCACAACTTGATGAATCCTCTGTTTCACAATCTACTCATTTGCTTTCTGACTCGGTTGAAG CATACCGTGGGGAAATGAAAGATGATGTTCATGGAAGCAGGACTGGGGATGTTACAACCACTGTGAGTGGACGTAGCAGTTCAGTGGAGAATG GTTCGGTTAGACATGTTGGGCGTCGTGGGGCTGTCCATATTATGAAGGATGATGGATCTTTGAACCCAAATGAAGGAAAACCATCCAAAAGAGGTGTTGCAGGTGGCCATGAG AAACAAGTATGGGTTCAGAAGTCATCTTCAGGTtcttaa
- the LOC111788931 gene encoding uncharacterized protein LOC111788931, with the protein MSRSRSSISLQFLSFLLSLSLHSLSVLAGDHSSAKDGKTKKPDAPKSPSTGIKMLIICLGVVTFIAFSVILFKLWQKKKREEQHARLLKLFEDDDELEVELGLRD; encoded by the exons ATGTCTCGATCTCGAAGCTCCATATCTCTGCAATTCctctctttccttctctccctctctctccatTCTCTTTCAG TGTTAGCAGGTGATCATTCAAGTGCTAAAGATGGTAAAACTAAAAAGCCCGATGCTCCGAAGAGTCCATCAACAGGGATCAAGATGCTAATCATATGTCTAGGTGTGGTGACTTTCATTGCGTTTTCTGTGATTCTATTCAAATTATggcaaaagaagaagagagaagaacaacATGCCCGTCTTCTCAAGCTGTTTGAAGATGACGATGAACTCGAAGTCGAACTTGGCCTTCGGGATTGA
- the LOC111788033 gene encoding putative methylesterase 12, chloroplastic: MGNSLMCKSKKDVKENGSRSKRIGRSQRKLQSEEEYLQKQALSLALHQLQLSQRFDGSTSKRIGSTSSRRRNLSDPFSNGKQSQSKRDSKLCGAADVSSSEANLQAADFLENVKEKKFVLVHGEGFGAWCWYKTISLLEESGLSPVAIDLKGSGIDLTDTNGVNTLAEYSKPLTDYLQDLPNDEKVVLVGHSSGGACLSYASEYFSNKIAKAIYVCATMVADGQRPFDVFMEEIGSKEIFMKDSKNLMYGKGKDKPPTGFMFEKEQMKGLYFNQSPTKDVALAMVSMRPFPLGPVMEKLSLSPQNYGSGRRFFVQTLDDRALSPDVQERLVRENPPERVFKIKGSDHCPFFSKPQSLHKILLEIAQIP, from the exons ATGGGTAATAGCCTAATGTGCAAGTCAAAGAAGGACGTGAAAGAGAATGGATCTAGAAGTAAGAGAATAGGTCGGTCTCAGAGGAAGTTGCAGAGTGAAGAAGAGTATTTGCAGAAGCAAGCTCTTTCGTTGGCTCTTCATCAGCTCCAATTATCTCAGAGGTTCGATGGATCCACTTCGAAGAGAATTGGGTCGACTAGCTCTCGTAGACGCAATCTCTCCGATCCATTCTCTAATGGAAAGCAG AGTCAGAGCAAGAGAGATTCAAAGTTGTGTGGAGCAGCAGATGTGAGTTCAAGTGAAGCAAATCTGCAG GCAGCAGATTTTCTGGAAAAtgtgaaggaaaagaaatttgttttagttCATGGTGAAGGGTTTGGAGCTTGGTGCTGGTACAAAACCATTTCTCTACTAGAGGAATCTGGATTGTCGCCCGTAGCCATTGATCTCAAAGGTTCCGGTATCGATCTAACCGATACAAACGGGGTGAATACTCTAGCAGAGTATTCAAAGCCATTGACTGATTATCTTCAAGATCTTCCTAATGATGAAAAG GTTGTTCTAGTTGGGCACAGTAGTGGAGGTGCTTGTCTTTCGTATGCATCGGAATATTTCTCGAATAAAATAGCGAAAGCAATTTACGTGTGTGCAACGATGGTGGCTGATGGACAGAGACCTTTTGATGTATTCATGGAAGAG ATTGGATCAAAAGAGATTTTTATGAAAGACTCTAAGAATTTGATGTATGGGAAGGGAAAAGACAAACCTCCTACAGGATTCATGTTTGAGAAAGAACAAATGAAGGGGTTGTACTTTAATCAATCTCCTACAAAG GATGTTGCTTTGGCTATGGTTTCCATGAGACCTTTCCCACTGGGTCCAGTCATGGAGAAGCTCTCACTGTCGCCCCAAAACTATGGAAGCGGGCGTCGATTCTTCGTTCAAACGCTCGACGATCGTGCACTCTCACCTGATGTTCAAGAAAGGCTGGTGAGGGAAAACCCACCTGAAAGAGTTTTCAAGATCAAAGGCAGTGATCATTGTCCTTTTTTCTCTAAGCCACAGTCACTGCACAAGATCCTCCTGGAAATCGCTCAAATACCATAA
- the LOC111789058 gene encoding agamous-like MADS-box protein AGL11 isoform X2 codes for MGRGKIEIKRIENTTNRQVTFCKRRNGLLKKAYELSVLCDAEVALIVFSSRGRLYEYSNNSIKTTIDRYKKACSDSSATSSVTELNTQYYQQESAKLRQQIQMLQNSNRHLMGDSLSALTVKELKQLENRLERGITRIRSKKHEMLLAEIEYLQKREIELENENVCIRTKIAEVERLHQANMESGQELNAIQALASRNFFSPNIMEGGAVTFSHQD; via the exons ATGGGTAGAGGAAAGATTGAGATAAAGAGAATCGAAAACACAACAAATCGTCAGGTCACCTTCTGCAAGAGAAGAAATGGTCTCTTGAAGAAAGCTTATGAACTCTCTGTTCTTTGTGATGCTGAAGTTGCCCTCATTGTCTTCTCCAGCCGTGGCCGTCTCTATGAGTACTCCAACAACAG TATCAAAACTACTATTGATAGGTACAAGAAGGCTTGTTCTGATAGCTCAGCCACCAGCTCTGTCACTGAactaaatactcaa tattATCAGCAAGAATCAGCAAAGCTGCGCCAACAAATCCAAATGCTTCAGAATTCCAACAG GCACTTGATGGGGGACTCCTTGAGTGCTCTTACAGTGAAAGAACTGAAGCAGCTGGAGAATAGGCTCGAAAGAGGCATCACTAGGATCAGATCAAAGAAG CATGAAATGTTGCTAGCTGAAATTGAGTACCTGCAGAAACGG GAGATCGAACTCGAGAACGAAAATGTGTGTATTAGAACCAAG ATAGCAGAGGTGGAGAGGCTTCATCAAGCAAACATGGAGTCTGGACAAGAACTGAATGCAATTCAGGCATTGGCTTCTCgcaatttcttctctcctaaTATCATGGAAGGTGGAGCTGTCACTTTCTCTCACCAAGACTAG
- the LOC111788433 gene encoding GDSL esterase/lipase At1g33811, producing MTPFGGNHSCASRYSLARGFCEVHLKVVGVFLASGKRVGLGCENSERLWKRLLVGSKIEHITMERFEPLAMIAMILTICLCLSTPKACSQADQGGGVPGFFIFGDSLVDNGNNNGLLTLARANYRPYGVDFPQGTTGRFTNGRTFVDVLAQLLGFRTFIPPYTRTRGRALLRGANYASGAAGIRDETGNNLGGHVSMNNQVENFGRTVEEMSRFFRGDTEALGCYLSKCIFYSGMGSNDYLNNYFMTDFYNTKSQYTPQAYASALLEDYSRQLRQLYQFGARKVVVTGVGMIGCIPYELARYQGNSSRCNEEINSAISLFNTGLRKLVDRFNSGRVLPGAKFVYLDTYKSNIDLIDNASTYGFTVVDKGCCGVGKNNGQITCLPLQQPCQDRRGYLFWDAFHPTQDANIVLAKMAFSSPSRAYAYPINIQQLAAL from the exons ATGACACCGTTTGGTGGTAATCACTCGTGTGCATCAAGGTATTCTCTGGCTC GTGGATTCTGTGAGGTGCATCTGAAAGTCGTTGGCGTGTTCTTGGCATCAGGGAAACGTGTAGGGTTAGGGTGCGAGAATTCTG AGCGCCTTTGGAAGAGGCTTCTTGTGGGTTCAAAAATTGAACACATAACAATGGAGAGATTTGAGCCATTGGCTATGATTGCAATGATTTTGAcaatttgtttgtgtttgagTACTCCTAAGGCTTGCTCACAGGCGGATCAGGGCGGCGGTGTTCCTGGATTCTTCATTTTTGGTGATTCCTTGGTGGATAATGGGAACAACAATGGTTTACTTACCCTTGCAAGAGCCAATTATAGGCCTTATGGAGTTGATTTCCCACAGGGCACTACTGGCCGCTTCACCAATGGCCGGACATTCGTTGATGTCTTAG CTCAGCTACTGGGGTTTCGGACATTCATTCCTCCATACACTAGAACTCGAGGTAGAGCCCTTCTAAGAGGAGCAAATTATGCATCGGGCGCTGCAGGGATTCGTGATGAGACTGGAAACAATTTG GGTGGTCATGTATCTATGAACAACCAAGTGGAGAACTTTGGAAGAACGGTGGAAGAAATGAGTAGGTTTTTCAGAGGAGATACTGAGGCACTCGGTTGCTATCTAAGCAAATGCATTTTCTACTCGGGCATGGGAAGCAATGACTATCTTAACAATTACTTCATGACTGATTTTTACAACACCAAATCTCAATACACTCCTCAAGCCTATGCCTCTGCCCTTCTTGAGGACTACTCTCGCCAACTTAGA CAATTGTACCAATTCGGAGCTCGAAAAGTGGTGGTGACAGGGGTGGGGATGATCGGCTGCATTCCTTACGAGCTTGCTAGATATCAAGGCAATAGTAGCCGCTGCAACGAAGAGATCAACAGCGCCATCAGTCTTTTCAACACCGGCCTTCGCAAACTCGTTGACCGTTTCAACAGCGGCCGCGTTCTTCCCGGTGCCAAGTTTGTGTACCTTGATACCTACAAAAGCAACATCGACTTGATTGACAATGCCTCCACATACG GGTTCACCGTGGTAGACAAGGGATGTTGTGGAGTGGGCAAAAACAATGGACAAATTACATGTCTGCCACTGCAGCAACCATGTCAAGATCGACGAGGCTACTTGTTTTGGGACGCATTCCATCCCACTCAGGACGCCAATATTGTGTTGGCCAAGATGGCATTCAGCTCCCCTTCAAGAGCCTATGCATATCCCATTAACATTCAGCAATTGGCAGCGTTGTAG
- the LOC111788032 gene encoding regulator of nonsense transcripts UPF3-like isoform X1: MKDPLERTKVVIRHLPPSLPHSDLFHHIHDRFAGRYNSCYYRPGKTSQKEQRYARAYIDFTIPEDVFEFAEFFDGHVFVNEKGAQYKAVVEYAPSQRVPRSSSKKDGREGTIYKDPDYLEFLKLIAKPAEHLPSAEIQLERKEAEQSGVAKDTPIVTPLMEFVRQKRAVESGTQGSSVPRKVKRGVAASSRKHESNSMKRGMEKKKYILKDSGKNTNRRDKSNFILVPRREDQSATSSGIGISDVGTADSGKKKILLLKGKGRDVSHIADGMLQFQSATSSGNSPANATKQNQRREAGGSMIRSILLNNDARHGQSSSVAQSHQKIQILNSDNGKRPPRSINSRSGSNDMSSNDPNPSGSEGDGKRAMENKFNKKEHHGLGNASEKQEKRIRNKDRPDRGVWAPRGRSDASVSQLDESSVSQSTHLLSDSVEAYRGEMKDDVHGSRTGDVTTTVSGRSSSVENGSVRHVGRRGAVHIMKDDGSLNPNEGKPSKRGVAGGHEKQVWVQKSSSGS, from the exons ATGAAGGACCCGTTGGAGAGGACCAAAGTAGTGATTAGGCACTTGCCCCCTTCTCTCCCTCACTCAGATCTCTTCCACCATATTCATGATCGCTTCGCCGGTCGCTACAATTCCTGTTACTATCGTCCCGGAAAGACCAG TCAGAAGGAGCAGAGGTACGCTCGAGCCTACATAGATTTTACCATTCCTGAAGATGTTTTTGAGTTTGCGGAGTTTTTTGATGGCCATGTTTTCGTCAATGAGAagg GTGCTCAGTATAAGGCTGTAGTTGAATACGCACCTTCGCAGCGTGTTCCGAGGTCGTCTTCTAAGAAGGATGGTCGTGAGGGGACTATATACAAAG ATCCAGATTATTTGgagtttttaaaactcattgCCAAGCCTGCTGAGCATCTTCCAAGTGCAGAAATACagttggaaagaaaagaagcagAGCAATCTG GTGTTGCAAAAGATACTCCAATTGTTACCCCTCTCATGGAGTTTGTTCGCCAGAAACGAGCAGTTGAAAGTGGAACTCAG GGATCTTCAGTGCCTCGGAAGGTTAAAAGAGGTGTTGCAGCATCCTCTAGAAAACATGAGTCGAATTCCATGAAGCGAgggatggagaagaagaag TATATTTTAAAGGACAGTGGGAAGAACACGAACCGCAGAGACAAGtcaaatttcattttggtGCCGAGGCGAGAGGATCAGTCAGCCACTTCAAGTGGAATTGGAATTTCTGACGTTGGTACAG CCGActctggaaagaaaaaaattctgcTTCTCAAAGGGAAAGGCCGAGACGTATCTCAT ATTGCTGATGGCATGTTACAGTTTCAGAGCGCGACATCTTCTGGGAATTCTCCTGCTAATGCTACAAAACAGAATCAGAGGCGTGAGGCTGGTGGAAGCATGATCAGAAgcattcttttaaataatgatgCACGTCATGGACAGAGTTCATCAGTAGCCCAGTCTCACCAAAAAATTCAGATCCTGAACTCAGACAATGGGAAGCGACCACCTCGTTCCATTAATTCTCGATCTGGGTCTAATGATATGTCCAGTAATGATCCAAATCCATCTGGTTCAGAAGGGGATGGAAAAAGGGCTATGGAAAATAAGTTTAACAAAAAGGAACATCATGGCCTGGGTAATGCTAGTGAGAAGCAAGAGAAACGAATTAGAAACAAAGATAGACCTGATCGTGGGGTTTGGGCACCACGTGGTCGTTCAGATGCCTCAGTCTCACAACTTGATGAATCCTCTGTTTCACAATCTACTCATTTGCTTTCTGACTCGGTTGAAG CATACCGTGGGGAAATGAAAGATGATGTTCATGGAAGCAGGACTGGGGATGTTACAACCACTGTGAGTGGACGTAGCAGTTCAGTGGAGAATG GTTCGGTTAGACATGTTGGGCGTCGTGGGGCTGTCCATATTATGAAGGATGATGGATCTTTGAACCCAAATGAAGGAAAACCATCCAAAAGAGGTGTTGCAGGTGGCCATGAG AAACAAGTATGGGTTCAGAAGTCATCTTCAGGTtcttaa
- the LOC111788950 gene encoding uncharacterized protein LOC111788950, which translates to MQKLLRLNPSSSSSAPILCTAVKPFSSLPSKTTLFSPKPPQQPLLMSAATSFHSGVTGSAFSASSLVRKPSSAVVSSRFVAANSSRNCYLCRCAIETPAALRAWFVFKDNRNGLRRPAWVHTDSDGLFSSSGVEELKSSRVAVAGDNGGDGDEMVCDNGGESGKVLEEKGSKSNRRQKSLSGGSVLVGDPDLLTIPGVGPRNLKKLVEKGIGGVAELKQLYKDKFFGDSSPKMVEFLQSSVGIIHRNHAESITAYIKDSVDEELTEDSSNKDAKPSQKKRITFCVEGNISVGKTTFLQRIANETLELRDLVEVVPEPIDKWQDIGPDHFNILDAFYAEPERYAYTFQNYVFVTRVMQERESSGGIKPLRLMERSVFSDRMVFVRAVHEANWMNEMEISIYDSWFDPVVSTLPGLIPDGFIYLRASPDTCHKRMKLRKRTEEGGVSLEYLRDLHEKHESWLFPFQSGNHGVLSVSKLPFHLDSSLHPDIRDRVFFLEGDHMHRSIQKVPALVLDCEPNIDFSKDIDAKRQYARQVAEFFAFVKKKNEASSSTAGQDGGNGSQPQVMLPNKGLWVPGGNHFPESALKSLDFRRAMSMMSG; encoded by the exons ATGCAGAAACTGTTGCGATTAAACccttcgtcttcttcctcagCCCCCATTCTCTGTACTGCTGTTAAACCCTTTTCTTCTCTACCTTCCAAGACCACCCTCTTCAGCCCTAAACCACCGCAGCAGCCTCTTCTTATGTCGGCTGCTACTTCATTTCATAGCGGCGTCACTGGCTCTGCCTTTTCCGCTTCCTCTCTTGTCAGAAAACCCTCTTCCGCCGTTGTGTCTTCTCGCTTCGTCGCCGCTAATTCGTCGAGAAATTGCTACTTGTGCCGGTGCGCAATCGAAACCCCTGCCGCATTGCGAGCGTGGTTTGTGTTTAAGGATAATCGAAATGGGTTACGACGGCCGGCGTGGGTGCACACGGATTCTGATgggttgttttcttcttctggtgTTGAGGAGCTGAAGAGCTCGAGAGTGGCTGTGGCTGGTGATAATGGTGGAGATGGAGATGAAATGGTGTGTGATAATGGTGGAGAAAGTGGGAAGGTTTTGGAGGAAAAAGGGTCTAAGTCGAATAGGAGGCAGAAGAGTTTGTCTGGTGGAAGCGTGTTGGTTGGTGATCCTGATTTGTTGACCATTCCTGGTGTTGGTCCAAGGAATTTGAAGAAGCTAGTGGAGAAGGGGATTGGAGGAGTGGCTGAGCTCAAGCAGTTGTATAAAGATAAG TTCTTTGGTGATTCTAGCCCGAAGATGGTTGAGTTCTTACAGAGTTCTGTTGGAATTATCCACAGAAATCATGCTGAAAGTATAACTGCTTATATAAAAGACAGTGTCGATGAAGAGTTGACAGAGGACAGTTCAAACAAAGATGCAAAGCCATCTCAGAAGAAACGGATTACATTCTGTGTCGAGGGAAATATTAGTGTTGGAAAGACGACATTTCTTCAAAGAATAGCTAATGAAACTCTTGAGCTACGTGACCTGGTTGAAGTGGTTCCAGAACCTATTGACAAGTGGCAGGATATAGGACCTGACCACTTCAATATACTAGATGCATTTTATGCCGAGCCTGAAAGATATGCTTATACTTTCCAGAATTATGTGTTTGTCACAAGAGTTATGCAGGAGAGGGAGTCTTCTGGTGGAATCAAGCCACTCAGGTTGATGGAAAGGAGCGTTTTCAGTGACCGAATG GTGTTTGTGAGAGCTGTTCATGAAGCAAATTGGATGAATGAGATGGAGATCAGCATCTATGACTCGTGGTTTGATCCAGTTGTATCAACCTTGCCTGGGTTAATTCCTGATGGTTTCATCTATCTTAGAGCAAGCCCTGATACATGCCACAAAAGAATGAAGCTGCGTAAGAGAACTGAGGAAGGTGGGGTCAGTTTAGAGTACCTCCGTGACCTGCACGAGAAGCACGAAAGCTGGCTGTTCCCTTTCCAAAGTGGTAACCATGGGGTTCTATCTGTCAGTAAGCTGCCATTTCATCTAGACAGTTCTTTACACCCTGATATTAGGGATCGTGTCTTTTTCTTGGAGGGTGACCATATGCATAGAAGCATTCAGAAG GTGCCTGCATTGGTTCTTGATTGTGAACCAAACATTGATTTCAGCAAAGACATTGATGCTAAGAGACA GTATGCTCGTCAAGTTGCCGAATTCTTTGCATttgtaaagaagaagaacgaagcGTCTTCATCAACCGCTGGGCAGGACGGTGGAAATGGTTCCCAACCACAAGTAATGCTGCCAAACAAAGGATTATGGGTACCGGGCGGGAATCATTTCCCAGAATCAGCTCTGAAATCATTGGATTTCAGGCGGGCAATGTCGATGATGTCTGGTTAG
- the LOC111789058 gene encoding agamous-like MADS-box protein AGL11 isoform X1 has translation MGRGKIEIKRIENTTNRQVTFCKRRNGLLKKAYELSVLCDAEVALIVFSSRGRLYEYSNNSIKTTIDRYKKACSDSSATSSVTELNTQYYQQESAKLRQQIQMLQNSNSNLVRHLMGDSLSALTVKELKQLENRLERGITRIRSKKHEMLLAEIEYLQKREIELENENVCIRTKIAEVERLHQANMESGQELNAIQALASRNFFSPNIMEGGAVTFSHQD, from the exons ATGGGTAGAGGAAAGATTGAGATAAAGAGAATCGAAAACACAACAAATCGTCAGGTCACCTTCTGCAAGAGAAGAAATGGTCTCTTGAAGAAAGCTTATGAACTCTCTGTTCTTTGTGATGCTGAAGTTGCCCTCATTGTCTTCTCCAGCCGTGGCCGTCTCTATGAGTACTCCAACAACAG TATCAAAACTACTATTGATAGGTACAAGAAGGCTTGTTCTGATAGCTCAGCCACCAGCTCTGTCACTGAactaaatactcaa tattATCAGCAAGAATCAGCAAAGCTGCGCCAACAAATCCAAATGCTTCAGAATTCCAACAG CAATCTTGTTAGGCACTTGATGGGGGACTCCTTGAGTGCTCTTACAGTGAAAGAACTGAAGCAGCTGGAGAATAGGCTCGAAAGAGGCATCACTAGGATCAGATCAAAGAAG CATGAAATGTTGCTAGCTGAAATTGAGTACCTGCAGAAACGG GAGATCGAACTCGAGAACGAAAATGTGTGTATTAGAACCAAG ATAGCAGAGGTGGAGAGGCTTCATCAAGCAAACATGGAGTCTGGACAAGAACTGAATGCAATTCAGGCATTGGCTTCTCgcaatttcttctctcctaaTATCATGGAAGGTGGAGCTGTCACTTTCTCTCACCAAGACTAG
- the LOC111788432 gene encoding ubiquitin domain-containing protein 7SL RNA2-like, whose translation MIMLQPNASPADLQDQHSLYDNEMSENFEVEVFLRLSPTVSTVAPGVTTRPLQSLMTTTTTTMETMMVATSGSSKNKLKVMVQPKFGNSKIPMEVNPTDNVGKLKKELQKLQKRLHFHLPLEGFFFIYDRDVMGEDRSFSWHGVAHGDTIEIFNGSVSGGS comes from the coding sequence ATGATCATGCTCCAACCCAACGCCTCCCCTGCTGACTTACAGGATCAACATTCCTTGTATGACAACGAGATGTCGGAGAATTTCGAGGTTGAGGTTTTTTTGCGGCTGTCGCCTACGGTTTCGACCGTTGCGCCCGGGGTGACAACGCGGCCGCTACAGTCGTTGATGACAACGACAACGACGACGATGGAGACTATGATGGTGGCAACGAGTGGGTCATCGAAGAACAAGTTGAAAGTAATGGTACAACCGAAATTTGGGAACTCAAAGATACCAATGGAAGTGAACCCAACGGATAATGTGgggaaattgaagaaagagcTACAAAAGCTACAGAAGAGACTACATTTTCATCTGCCACTAGagggtttctttttcatttatgacCGCGACGTTATGGGCGAAGACCGCTCCTTCAGTTGGCATGGCGTGGCCCACGGCGATACCATTGAGATCTTCAATGGCAGCGTTTCTGGCGGATCTTaa